The segment CAGGCTACTACTGCCGTCCCTGGCTCTTTCTCCCAGGGGAAATTGCCTCCAAAGGCCAAAGCCTGGGCGAAAGGGAAAAGGGTATAGTGTGCCCATGCACACATTCCTGCCGGCGTTGCCTGTCCGATAATAAATACATTCCCTTCTTTATGTCCGGCTTCGCAACAGCCTTTTTGAGAGATTATTGTGGCTCTGATATCCACTCTTCCCGCACCTCCGTTCTAAAACTACAAGTGAATCAATTAATGGCCAAACGGACATACCGGATATTGGCATTTGGCACAATTCAGGCACAGCCCTCCATATCCGTGATCGATTATCTCTTCCCGGGTGATTATTTCTCCCGCGATAAGTCTTGGTAAAACTACATCAATGCCATTGATATTGAACAGCCCTCCAGCAGGGGCTCCCAGTATTGGAGTTCCGCCCAATACAGCCAATAAGCCCATAGCACCCGGCATGATTGGCATACCATATTTTATAATAGTGGCACCGGAGCGTTTTATGCCTTCCATGGTTACATCGTCTGGGTCTACGGAAAGTCCGCCGCAGGTAGCAATCAGCTCAGCTCCGTGGTTTTTCATATCTATTATTGCATTGGCGATTTCCTCTTCAATATCCGGAACTATCTTGGAGCAGCAGATATCTGCACCTAAAGGCAAGAGTTTTGCGTGCATAATGTCAATGAATTTGTCCTGAATAAGTCCATTATATACCTCGTTGCCAGTAACTACTATACCTACTTTTTTAATAACATAAGGTTTGACGTAGGCTACTTTACCACTGGAATTGGCAAGCTCTTCTATCTGCTGGATTTTTTCTTCTTCGATATAGAGAGGAATGGCTTTTGCCCCGGCTATAACTTGCCCGCTGCTGACTGGAGTGTTATCGTGCAGGGTAGCCACAGTGATATTCTCAATGCTGTTGATTTTGGCAAGTAGTCCGCGGTTTACTTTTAGCAAACCCTTTATAGAAGCTTTTATGTTAAGCCTTCCTTCTTTAACCTGGGCAGGCATGGTGTTTTCGCCCGCAATCGCTGCCGCCAATCTTGTTGCGGCTTCCTCTTCATGCAAAGTTTTTTCATGCCCACCATCGTCAACATAGATATGCTCTTTTCCCATGCTGAGAAGTTCTGGAATATCGGCTTCGGTTATGATGTGTCCGCGTTTGAACCGAGCCCCTTTGTATTCTCCAGGGATTATTTTAGTCATGTCGTGGGCAATAATCAGTCCTATCGCATCCCGTGTCCTGACCTTTTTAAGCACTCTGACAGCCTCCTTGTGTGAACTGTGATTTTATTTTCTCATAGTCTGTTAAAGTATTAATGTTGGTTATTACACCCGGGTCATCAACTTCTACCTGAAGAATGTCATCCGGGTGGCGCAAAAGCAATTCTCTGCCACCAACATCACCCTCAAGGGATAACAACTCGGGCAGGTGTGTCTGCCGGAATACAATCGGATTGCCTTTTTGGCCACGGTGTACTGGTACGGTTATCCCTTTTTGCGAAACTTCGGCTTTTTTTAAAAGCAAGTTGTATGTTTCAGTTTTGGCAAGTGGTTGATCTGCCAGTGCAATCATAAAAAACTGACAATCCGGATTCAGTTGCTCAATCCCTTTGCGTAGAGAAGTTGACATACCAAGTTTATAATCCGGATTATATGCAATTACCGCTTTTGTCTGTTCGGCAATTTTTATGGTAGCTTTAGCCATCGCCCCAACGACTACAATTACCTGATTGGCATCGGATGCCAAAATATTATCCAGCGTTATGCCCATTATGGTACTTTTGCCTAATGGAAGCAGCTGTTTCGGGGTTCCCATACGCTTTGCCATTCCAGCAGCGAGCAGTATAATGGCAGTAGAGTTTGAATTTTGTGTTTTCGACATGGTTCTACTGGTTTAGTATGGCATTTAGCTTGTTTTTACGTCAAACATTTTATTCTTGCGAGATCGCTTTTTTAAACCTATACTTAAAATATGCCAGGAGAAACAATACTTCTTGTAGAAGACGATCCTTCGTTAGCTGAAGTCATCAGGTATAACCTGGTAAAAAACGGTTATCAGGTGACAGCTGTGGCTGATGGGTTTTCCGCCCTGGAAGAAGCACGTTCTGTTAAGCCTGATATTGTGCTGTTGGATGTGATGCTTCCGGGTTTGGATGGCTTCGAGGTTTGCCGTCGTTTGTCTAAGGACAATAACGCTGGAGTGATTATGCTTACTGCGCGAAGTGAGGAAATGGATAAAGTGTTGGGGCTTGAATTAGGGGCGGACGATTACATAACCAAACCATTCAGCATGCGAGAGCTATTATCCCGCATTAAGGCGGTATTGAGAAGGCGCCAGCCGATGGTTGATTTAGATAAAAATGCCGAAATGCCGGAAGCAAGAATTATAAAAAGAGACGGCATTGAAATTGATACCTCTCGCCATACAGTGACCGCGGATGGCAATCTGGTGGAGCTGGGGCCGAAAGAATTTGAGCTATTGGTTATGCTTGCCAGTAATCTTGGCCGGGTATTTGACCGCCAGTATCTCCTTGAACGGATTTGGGGATATGAGTATGCCGGCAGCACGCGAACTGTTGACGTACATGTTCGCTGGCTGAGGGAGAAGATCGAAAAAGACCCGGCGAATCCAAAAAGGATTATAACAGTACGCGGTTTTGGTTATAAGTATGAGGCGGATGAGGTTGTTTAGTTCTATTCGGAAAAGTTTGCTTACGATTGTTGTTTTACTAGTGCTTTTTAATGCCCTTCTTTACATTCTTTATATTTTACTGGCGATTGAACCGGGAGCGTTCACCGGGACCGTCTTCTTGCACTTATCTCTGATTGCAGTAGGCAGCCTCGCTGTTTCAAGCCTGTCGATTGTGTTTTTTACACGTTCTATGACCACTTCGCTAAAAAGTATTGCCGGTTTTATTCAGGATTTGGTACCAGGCCAACCATTTAATAAACTCGTTAGTACCCGGGAAGACGAGATTGGCGAGCTTGCCCATGAAACAAATCAACTAGCGGAGCGAACTAATGAAAAATTTCACCAGCTTTCCAGCGAAAGGAACCGTCTGGATCTGGTGCTCTCGCGAATAGAGGACGGAATATTTTTGCTTGATGGTGAAGGGATTATCCGGAATATCAACCCATCTGCAGAAACCATCTTCGGGATAAATAAAACTACAAGTGTTGGTATGAGTTTCATTGAAGCTGTTCGGGATTATGAGTTGGATAAACCGGTGCGCAAATGTCTGAGAACAAAAAAGCCGCAACAGGAATATCTTGATTTGCGACACCGGGGATTATATCTGGGTATGATAGCAACTCCTTTGGCTACTGAGCCCGGTTGCCTGGTTTTGATCCAGGATCTAAGCCGCTTAAATAAGCTGGAAATGATCCGGAAAGACTTTATTGCCAATGTTTCCCACGAGCTTCGCACGCCGGTTTCTTCAATCAAGTTGTTATCTGAAACACTTGAAGAGGGGGCTTTGGAAGACCCGGGAGTATCAAAAAAATTCTTAGGCCAGATGATTCAAGAAGTGGACAAGCTTGAAGGTATTGTAGAGGGGATGACTACGCTGGCCAAAATAGAAAGTGGAGAAGTCCGCCTGAAAAAGAAGCCAGTAGATATTGTAAGGCTCGTTGAGCAAGTTACCAAGCGTTTACAGGGAATGGCTGCCGAAAAAGAGCAAGCATTAACAGTTGTCATACCGGCTGAAGAAGTATTGGTTATGGCCGATGCACTTCAGCTGGAGCAGGTGATTTTTAACATCACTCATAATGCAATTAAATTTACTCCACCAGGTGGCACAGTGACTATTCGTGTTACATTTGATGAACAGCAGGTTGTGGTAAGCACCAGCGATACCGGCTTCGGGATTGATCCCGCAGACCTTGCGCGGATATTTGAGCGTTTTTTTAAGTCAGATAAATCACACAGCAGCCAGGGCAGTGGGCTCGGCCTGGCGATATCACGCCACATCATAGAAGCTCACAGCGGCCGAATCTGGGCGGAGCCAGCTCCCGGTGGTAAAGGCTCTCGCATATCATTTTCCCTACCTGTATAATCCATAATCCGGAAAAAAATTTAACCTCATTTTAACCTTTCTTTAAACCCTTTTTAACATATCGCTGTTATCATTAGATTAATGAAATATGAAAGCAATAAAGGATTTTAAGGAGGTTTTCAATTGGACAAGATTACTATAGCTCTTATAGCGCACGATACCAAAAAACAAGAGATGGTCGAGTTTGCTAAAAAACATACTGGCATATTGCAAAAGTTTGATCTGGTGGCGACCCGTTCTACCGGGGAGATGATAATAACAGGAACCGGTCTGGATGTTACACTGCTCTTAAGCGGGCCGCAGGGAGGAGATCAACAAGTTGGAGCGATGGTTGCCAGCGAAAGATGCAAGGCGGTTATCTTTTTACGAGACCCGTTGACCGCTCAACCTCATGAACCGGATATAACTGCTCTGCTCAGAGTGTGTGATGTACATAATGTGCCACTGGCAACCAACCGGGTAACTGCTGAGGCGGTAATAAACTATATATCCTTGGGGGGAAAAGCCTGAATATCACGCCTGCCTGGTTTAAAGGCGGACTTTATATAAAATTGTAACAGGAGATAAAACAGTAACAAATGAAGAAAAATAGAATAGTTTTACTGCCACTTCTTATTGGTATAATGGTATTGTCTGTTGCCGGATGTAATGGTTCCAGCTCAACTGAGGATGGTTTGTCCGGGTTTATAGATATCACCGGATCCAACACTGTAACCCCAATTTCAACCCTCTACGCAGAGGAATTTATGAGCGCCAACCCGCAGGTGAACGTAGCAGTGTCCGGGCCTGGTTCCGGAGCGGGCATCGCAGCGCTAATCAACGGTACAACTGATATCTGCCAGTCATCAAGGCCTATCAAGCAGTCTGAAATAGATCAGGCTTTATCCAACGGTATAAATGTAACAGAAACCAGGATTGCTACAGATGCTATTGCTGTTATCGTACATCCGTCAAATCCAGTAAGCGAACTTACTGTAGAGCAACTCTCAGGGATATACACCGGAGCTATCACCAACTGGAAACAGTTAGGCGGTCTGGACGCTTCCATTGTTGCGCTTGCTCGCGATACCAACTCCGGCACCCATGTTTACTTCAAAGAGGCAATCGTGCAGATGGATGGCCTTCCCGGAAAGGATACCAGCCTGGAATATGGAGGGGCGGTACAACTTTTGCCCTCCACTTCTACAGGGGTGACTCAGGTGAGCCAGAATCAGAACGCCATCTTTTACATCGGGTTGGGTTATATGGATGATACGGTAAAAGCACTGGGGATCAAGAAAACTTCCAGCAGTTCGGCTGTCCTTCCAAGTTTGCAGACCGCTCTGGATAACACCTACCCGATATCTCGGGGCCTTTACTACTACACTGACGGTGAGCCAGGGGGATTGATCAAGGCTTTTGTTGATTATGCCCTGTCAGACAAGGGTCAAGAGTTAGTTGAGTCAGCCGGATTTGTTCCGGTTGCAAAATAGGGAACAATCTGCATCGAGCGGGGCGCAAAGAGAGCCCTACTCGATGTTGGCAAACGCAAAGCTTGAATGTATTATATAGCCAGTAACATAAATAAGGATAGTTTTTAACATATGTTTTCGAGTATCAGATCAAACGGGCTACCGCCCAGCCGCTTGTTAACTTCACGCCCGAGATGGGGCGAGCGTATTATTGAAAAACTGATACTTCTCAACGGAATCCTGGCCATAGTGGTTCTGCTGGGTGTATTTTTTATTTTACTCAGGCAGGGAATCCCGGCTTTGATCGAAACTCCTGTTCATGAATTTCTGTTCGGTACTCACTGGTACCCGGTATCAGATCCTCCAACCTTCGGGATACTCCCGTTTTTCGTGGCTACAATGTGGGTCACTGTAATCTCAACCGTTCTGGCAGTTCCCATCGGTGTTGGAGCTGCCATCTTTTTAGCCGAAGTTGCTCCCAGAAAGGTTGCCGATGCAGTCAAGCCTGTTGTAGAGCTTCTATCTGGTTTCCCTTCGGTAGTGATGGGTTTTATCGGTCTGGTACTTCTTTCGCCATGGGTGCAGAACACGTTAGGCCTCAATACCGGATTAACTGGCTTAACCGCTGGTATCATGCTGGCTATGATGAGCCTTCCTATTATCGTTAGTGTTTCTGAGGATGCACTTCGCGCAGTACCGGATGAATTTCGCCAGGCTGCTTATGGACTTGGATCAACCAAGTGGGAGGTAATATGGCACGTATGTGTACCTTCTGCCCTCTCTGGAATCTCGGCAGCTATAATGTTGGGTGTTGGCCGCGCTATTGGTGAGACTATGACAGTGCTTATGGTTGCTGGTGGGGCACTGGCGCTACCGGAGCTCCCTACCGATCCGATGATGCCGATGACTGCCGCCATTGCATCCGGGATTAGCAATGCAGTACAGGGCGGACCTCAATATCATGCATTGTTTGCTATCGGTCTTATTCTCTTTTTTCTTACACTTTTTGTAAATCTGATCGCTGCGCGTGTTCTGGATAGACAAAAGCGCAAGTTTGCGGCTGGATAGTCATGAAAGTTTCTAATGTTAAAAGCAGATATCTGACCCAGCGGGCAGCCATATCTGTCCTGGCTGTTTCATTGGCGCTGGTAGTGATACCGGTAATAGGGATAATCATCTACATGATAGCCAACGGCTACAGCTCTCTGAGCTGGGAGTTCCTAACAGCCTCGCCTGCCCAGGCGGGTAAAGCCGGTGGGATTTTCCCAGCTATACTGGGTACGGTATATCTGATGCTGGGTACTATCCTGTTTGCCTTGCCGGTTGGAGTGATGGCCGGTATTTATCTTAGTGAATATACCCGGGCGAACTGGGTAACCCGTCTGATCAATATGGCTATCATCAATCTGGCCGGGGTTCCCAGCATAGTATTCGGTTTATTCGGGCTGGCAGTTTTTGTGCTCGGTCTTAACCTCGGCATGTCCTTGCTTGCAGCCAGCCTGACTCTGGCTGCCCAAGCATTGGCTATGACCATTACTACCTCTCGGGAGGCTATTATGGCTGTCCCCAAAGAGTATCGGGAGGGGTCATTGGCTATAGGAGTTTCGCGGTGGCAAACTATTCGCCATGTTGTATTGCCTCAGGCTTTCCCCGGGATTCTGACTGGAGCAATACTTGCCATGAGCAGAGCAGCCGGGGAAACGGCGCCCATAATAGTGGTAGGGGCGGCTTTTCTGGTTGGCGGTTTGCCGGGTTCTCCCTTCGATCGTTTCATGGCCTTGCCGTATCACCTGTATACGGTTTCTGCTCATATCCCGGGTATGCCCGGAGAAATAAAGTGGGGTGTTGCTCTGGTTCTTATTGCAATGGTTCTCTTCTTTAACATCCTGGCCGGTATAGTACGCATAAAAGCCCGCAAGAGGTAGTGTGAATGAATATACAAAATTCTATTGTTGTCAACAATCCTTCTGCCGATGTGCGGTCAGCAGGGAGCGATGTTCGGCTTCGCATGGAAAAGGTCAATTTGTATTATGGTGATTTCCACGCAGTTAAAGATATCTCTCTGGATATCGGTGACCGTTCTATTACTGCTATCATCGGACCTTCGGGTTGCGGGAAATCATCCATGCTGCGGCTTTTCAACCGCATGAATGATCTTATACCATCAGCACGAGTTGAAGGACTGGTGGAATTCGATGGCGTGGATGTCTACCAGGCTGGGATCGATGTAGTAGAACTGCGCAAACGAGTGGGTATGGTGTTCCAAAAACCTAATCCTTTCCCAATGTCGATATACGACAATGTTTGTTTCGGACCAAAGCGACACGGTATTCGTAATAAACGCGCACTGGACGAGATTGTTGAAAAAAGCCTCATCCAGGCTGCTCTATGGGATGAGGTTAAAGATAAGCTTGATCAGTCTGGCTTATCTATTTCGGGCGGGCAGCAGCAGCGGTTGTGTATTGCCAGGGTACTGGCAGTTGAACCTGAAGTAATTCTAATGGACGAACCATGTTCCGCACTGGATCCGATCGCTACTTTAAAAATAGAAGACTTGATGAGAACTCTTTCGGCCAACTATACTATCGTCATTGTTACTCACAATATGCAACAGGCGGCGAGGGTGTCGGATATGACCGCATTTTTGATGGTAGGGGAAGACCGAGCTGGAATGCTAGTGGAATATGGGCTAACCAGTGAAATTTTTACCAATCCCAAGAATAGAAAAACAGAAGATTACATAACCGGCCGTTTCGGTTAAAAGAGGAGGGGGATAATGAGGAAGAATTATGAACGTGCCCTGAAAGCCCTGCAGGATGAAGTACTGGTGATGGCCAGCATGGTGGAAAAATCTATCATGCGGTCGATTGAAGCCCTCAAGAACCGGGACCTGGAACTTGCCCGCCAGATCATCGCTGATGATGAAGCCATCAATAACAAACGCTTCGATATAGAAGAGCAGTGTGTAGAGTTGATCGCTACCCAGCAGCCCATGGCTGTGGACCTGCGTATCATAATCGCGATACTCAACATGCTGGTTGACCTGGAGCGTA is part of the Dehalococcoidales bacterium genome and harbors:
- a CDS encoding TIGR04076 family protein produces the protein MDIRATIISQKGCCEAGHKEGNVFIIGQATPAGMCAWAHYTLFPFAQALAFGGNFPWEKEPGTAVVACPDPANPVVFKLEKVD
- a CDS encoding molybdopterin-binding protein, whose protein sequence is MLKKVRTRDAIGLIIAHDMTKIIPGEYKGARFKRGHIITEADIPELLSMGKEHIYVDDGGHEKTLHEEEAATRLAAAIAGENTMPAQVKEGRLNIKASIKGLLKVNRGLLAKINSIENITVATLHDNTPVSSGQVIAGAKAIPLYIEEEKIQQIEELANSSGKVAYVKPYVIKKVGIVVTGNEVYNGLIQDKFIDIMHAKLLPLGADICCSKIVPDIEEEIANAIIDMKNHGAELIATCGGLSVDPDDVTMEGIKRSGATIIKYGMPIMPGAMGLLAVLGGTPILGAPAGGLFNINGIDVVLPRLIAGEIITREEIIDHGYGGLCLNCAKCQYPVCPFGH
- a CDS encoding nucleotidyltransferase family protein, which translates into the protein MSKTQNSNSTAIILLAAGMAKRMGTPKQLLPLGKSTIMGITLDNILASDANQVIVVVGAMAKATIKIAEQTKAVIAYNPDYKLGMSTSLRKGIEQLNPDCQFFMIALADQPLAKTETYNLLLKKAEVSQKGITVPVHRGQKGNPIVFRQTHLPELLSLEGDVGGRELLLRHPDDILQVEVDDPGVITNINTLTDYEKIKSQFTQGGCQSA
- a CDS encoding response regulator transcription factor encodes the protein MPGETILLVEDDPSLAEVIRYNLVKNGYQVTAVADGFSALEEARSVKPDIVLLDVMLPGLDGFEVCRRLSKDNNAGVIMLTARSEEMDKVLGLELGADDYITKPFSMRELLSRIKAVLRRRQPMVDLDKNAEMPEARIIKRDGIEIDTSRHTVTADGNLVELGPKEFELLVMLASNLGRVFDRQYLLERIWGYEYAGSTRTVDVHVRWLREKIEKDPANPKRIITVRGFGYKYEADEVV
- a CDS encoding ATP-binding protein, yielding MFSSIRKSLLTIVVLLVLFNALLYILYILLAIEPGAFTGTVFLHLSLIAVGSLAVSSLSIVFFTRSMTTSLKSIAGFIQDLVPGQPFNKLVSTREDEIGELAHETNQLAERTNEKFHQLSSERNRLDLVLSRIEDGIFLLDGEGIIRNINPSAETIFGINKTTSVGMSFIEAVRDYELDKPVRKCLRTKKPQQEYLDLRHRGLYLGMIATPLATEPGCLVLIQDLSRLNKLEMIRKDFIANVSHELRTPVSSIKLLSETLEEGALEDPGVSKKFLGQMIQEVDKLEGIVEGMTTLAKIESGEVRLKKKPVDIVRLVEQVTKRLQGMAAEKEQALTVVIPAEEVLVMADALQLEQVIFNITHNAIKFTPPGGTVTIRVTFDEQQVVVSTSDTGFGIDPADLARIFERFFKSDKSHSSQGSGLGLAISRHIIEAHSGRIWAEPAPGGKGSRISFSLPV
- a CDS encoding methylglyoxal synthase, which translates into the protein MDKITIALIAHDTKKQEMVEFAKKHTGILQKFDLVATRSTGEMIITGTGLDVTLLLSGPQGGDQQVGAMVASERCKAVIFLRDPLTAQPHEPDITALLRVCDVHNVPLATNRVTAEAVINYISLGGKA
- a CDS encoding PstS family phosphate ABC transporter substrate-binding protein, with product MKKNRIVLLPLLIGIMVLSVAGCNGSSSTEDGLSGFIDITGSNTVTPISTLYAEEFMSANPQVNVAVSGPGSGAGIAALINGTTDICQSSRPIKQSEIDQALSNGINVTETRIATDAIAVIVHPSNPVSELTVEQLSGIYTGAITNWKQLGGLDASIVALARDTNSGTHVYFKEAIVQMDGLPGKDTSLEYGGAVQLLPSTSTGVTQVSQNQNAIFYIGLGYMDDTVKALGIKKTSSSSAVLPSLQTALDNTYPISRGLYYYTDGEPGGLIKAFVDYALSDKGQELVESAGFVPVAK
- the pstC gene encoding phosphate ABC transporter permease subunit PstC, with product MFSSIRSNGLPPSRLLTSRPRWGERIIEKLILLNGILAIVVLLGVFFILLRQGIPALIETPVHEFLFGTHWYPVSDPPTFGILPFFVATMWVTVISTVLAVPIGVGAAIFLAEVAPRKVADAVKPVVELLSGFPSVVMGFIGLVLLSPWVQNTLGLNTGLTGLTAGIMLAMMSLPIIVSVSEDALRAVPDEFRQAAYGLGSTKWEVIWHVCVPSALSGISAAIMLGVGRAIGETMTVLMVAGGALALPELPTDPMMPMTAAIASGISNAVQGGPQYHALFAIGLILFFLTLFVNLIAARVLDRQKRKFAAG
- the pstA gene encoding phosphate ABC transporter permease PstA → MKVSNVKSRYLTQRAAISVLAVSLALVVIPVIGIIIYMIANGYSSLSWEFLTASPAQAGKAGGIFPAILGTVYLMLGTILFALPVGVMAGIYLSEYTRANWVTRLINMAIINLAGVPSIVFGLFGLAVFVLGLNLGMSLLAASLTLAAQALAMTITTSREAIMAVPKEYREGSLAIGVSRWQTIRHVVLPQAFPGILTGAILAMSRAAGETAPIIVVGAAFLVGGLPGSPFDRFMALPYHLYTVSAHIPGMPGEIKWGVALVLIAMVLFFNILAGIVRIKARKR
- the pstB gene encoding phosphate ABC transporter ATP-binding protein PstB, translated to MEKVNLYYGDFHAVKDISLDIGDRSITAIIGPSGCGKSSMLRLFNRMNDLIPSARVEGLVEFDGVDVYQAGIDVVELRKRVGMVFQKPNPFPMSIYDNVCFGPKRHGIRNKRALDEIVEKSLIQAALWDEVKDKLDQSGLSISGGQQQRLCIARVLAVEPEVILMDEPCSALDPIATLKIEDLMRTLSANYTIVIVTHNMQQAARVSDMTAFLMVGEDRAGMLVEYGLTSEIFTNPKNRKTEDYITGRFG